actctaataccatgtcatgataccactcatcccaaaagcttcagctgatgagaaaaggtaacactaatggttatatctctaatactccctaaatctccattgtacacgttgtataaatattccatttgctcctcatactttcccaatGTGAAATGATATGTTTATGTTTAATAATTGAAATAAGACGCACATAAAAAACGAAAAAGTTGAAAACATATTTAAATTCAAAGATAAGTGTacaaaataaattgaatgaaGGATAAGGGAAATTACCAGTAGTCATGATGGCAGATTTGATAGCTGCTGGACTCCAAGTAGGATGAAGGGTTCGGAGAAGTCCAGCTATACCAGCGGCATGAGGACAAGACATTGAAGTTCCTTGAAGCACATTAAACTTAAACCCACGACGATTATCAGATAGAAGGTCTGATGCACTTGCGAATAATGAATATGATGCAAGTATGTTCACTCCAGGCGCAGTCACATCCGGCTGATGAAAACCACCACAATATCAAGGATTCAGGGGACCATACTATATACAGTTAATAACGAATCAAATGAAGTGAGTATGATAAGACAACCTTGAGTATTGATGGTTGAATCTTATTGGGTCCCCTGGAGGAGAAGGAAGCCATAACTGGAGCTGGCTTTATACCATAAACTGTCGTCGCTGATGAGAACGTCAGTGTCTCATCAGACGAGCTCGATGCAGGAGCCCTGCAATATAAGCATAGTTAACATACATGAGGATATGTAATATGGATATTACTTTGATTGGTATTGACACTTACGTGGCAGTTGTAAAGTAAGTAGGATTTGTAGTTGGTGCAGAAGAGGGAGTGCCGTTTTTATGTGCATCATGATCGCCAACTGTTGACAAAACATGAGGCTCGGCAAGAAGAGTATTCCCATTTTGCTGTTGATTGCGCAAGAACATTCCTTTTGCACCTGCATTCTTCGCTTCTTGGCCCTCTGCAACCgattttattttaccttctctaaAGCATGACACTATCTTCCCCGTTATTTTCGCTGGGTCAAGTGTTCCTGGCCTACAAAATTGACTGCCACAAAGCAACAAAACAATGACCAAATTAAAAACGATAAGAATTCGTTCAATAACAAGAAATTGCTAATTGTACAGTTGTACTTACGCATCTCGGTTTGACGCATTAGCAAATTTACCAGCTGTAGAATCAATCAGAGGAAAAGCCTGGTTTTGTGGCAAGTTTACGAAAAGACTCGCACCCTAGGTGGAAAAAAATTAAACCGTAATTATTaacttaaataatttatatacgaCTCTTGTGttactattataaataaataccTTGATTTGTTGACCGTTAGCAAGAGTGATGGTACTAGTAAAGTCCCTATCAATGGTGCTAGCAGCAATTGTGAAtacccaaggagccacgttaagaACGCTTCCTGGTGTGGGTCCATCATTCCCTGCAGACGCAACGAACACAACATTTCTAGAAACTGCATGGAAGGCACCAATGGAGACTTCATCAGTGAAGATATCTTCGGGGTGGACTAAGTACTGGCCACCAGCGGAGAGTGAGATGATGTCAACACCGTCGCTTATGGCCTGGTCTATCGCGGCGAGCACATCGGCGCCATAGCAACTGGCTGAGTCAGTTAGCGACCAACAAACCTTGTAGGATGCAACTCTGGCTCTTGGGGAGCCACCTTTGGCGGTTCCATTGCCAACTCCAAATACGTTGGCACCTGGCACGAAATTGCCGGCAGCCGTTGATAGAGTGTGGGTCCCATGACCCACAAAGTCGCGCGCTGTGAGTAGCAATGGGTTTAACTTGCCGTTGTAGACCTGGAAGGCAGTGTTGTAAAATCTTGCTCCTATTAACTTCCTGTTTATACAATCCACCTATCGTAGTTAAGTTTATTCATTTCATTGCAGTGAGCATAAATTACATAACTATTATTTTGATCATAACCTGTTACAAGGGTTTCCCTTGTTATCGGGTATTTGGCAAACGTTACCCCCGCGCCATTTTGATGGGACGGGGCCGTATCCCCTGTCACCGAAACTCTTCAATTCTGGCCAAACTCCTGCTCAAGGTGAAACAGTTACACTAGAGACACTATTAGTGAATTTGGATATATATTTTTAGGTGGTTTCTACTCAACTTCCTCTAAATTAACATGTAAATTATTCGACACATTTTAATTGGatgtttaattttaattggaGTTAATttaacccaataaaaattaacatcTTAACTAAAATAGGatcattttgtaattaaatatttttttaagatggatgattatataatttttgtaaaaattaaaaagtaaatttatatgttttttaccaaattagtattaaattattaatttgattcgtTCTACCCTTCAATTGAAGAACACCTCCCTTGGAGGGTGAAGAACATTTCCTCTCTTCCACTGTTGTTTTTTACTCAAATTCATTCCTGCTAAGTTTTGCCTTcacctttttaatttttttcattttagttattttagaaaatttataCATGTATTTGATTGGAACGCAATTTATGCACCTTCAATAGTAGATTTTCAGTTAAACAAAATTTATGGGACAGAACTAGATATTTAGCCTCTATAGAGTGTAAAGACTCGGATCTTTTTAGAAGACTTCCTTACTTACATATATTGTGAGATTCACtggttgcttttttttctttttgttttttttttcttttgtaagtCAGGCCTGTTATTCTTCCATCTTGTGTCATTCTTCCCATATTAATGatacattttttttcaaatatgatATAATTTCTTATCACAAATGCTTACAATTCtaaaatataatagaaatatgATAAACCAAGAGTGGACCAGGAAGTTGAAACTTACGAACCTAAATTGATAAGATTCATTGAAACTAGACATCAAATATTATTCACTCATTAAAAGTACAGTATGCCCTAGGTTTGGTCTTACTGCTTTCACTGCATCAACTAATGTCTTTCCTAAATTAAAGTTTTTTGGAAgtatgatttggaaaagaatcatagatttaatttttaatattttaataaattatacaatTATCTATTTTggactctaatttaattttaaaatagtttaaccatagttaacataataataataatgttacggcctggcccaaagggAACCTGGGCCGACCCGACCCACTAACCACCCGACCAAAACGGTTGGGTGATACGCCCATACCTGACCCGAACATGTGTCCGGGACAGCTGATCACCACAGCTGTGCGAGGAAGTCTCGCAGAAAGAGGGTCCTGCCCTTGGGGACCCGCATCTGACACAGTATATAAGAGGAGGGTCCtgcccctcccccaaggtacgttaCACATTTCACCTAACCCATTTCTCACCTGCACActaactgactagagcgtcggattgtctttgcaggtgacaccccctcctTCCACAACGAGAGCTCGGCTACCCGGTAGACCGGATCCAAGCACGATCGTGATCGAAGCGTCCCCAGTTCCACATATTCCACCCGAACTGTCCGGTAACCGCACAACCGAACATTGGCACCGTCTGTGGGGATTCCTAAATGGACGTCGTGCCGGGCGCTGGAGACCAAGGCCGAGGAGCCAGAGCAGAGGGGGCAGCCTTCGTCGCCTCGCCAAGAGAACGGCAAAGGTCCCCCCGACAACGCACTGAACCACACACAAAGACGCGACCCTTCGGAGGAACTGGCGGCGACAGCGCCAGAATAATGCAGGAGCTACGCCACAAGGTCCAGAACCTGGAACGGCAGCTGGCCGACCAGGAGCACGACCAACGAACCACTGATCCCAGCTACTCCCCATCTCTTGAAAGCCGAGAGAGAGACTCCCACCGAAGTTGTCTACGACACGCCTCCGCATCCCGAACGGAAGCGGAGAGCACTCGAGAAGAGTCACCCATCCCGAGAAGACGAAATGACACAATCATCTACTCCCGAGGCAAGGAAACGCGCTACACGGGACGAGATCGCCAAGACGGGGAAGAGAGGTCCGAGAGGACACGGCGACCCGTAATAATGGGTGCCACCCCATTCCATCGATCCATCCTCGAAGTTCGGTTGCCGAAGcacttcgacaaaccaacggacatgaggtacgatggaacCCAAGACCCTCTGAAACACCTCACAGCCTTCGAAGCTAGGATGAATCTGGAGGGAGTAGGGGACGAGGTGAGGTGCCGAGCCTTCCCGGTGATCCTGGCAGGACCCGCGATCAGATGGTTTAACGGCCTCCCACAGGGGTCCATCTATGGGTTTTCGGACATCAGCCGTGCCTTCCTAGCCCAATTCACAACACGAATAGCAAAGGCAAAGCACCCGATCAACCTTTTGGGGATAACCTAGAGATAGGGAGAGCCGACCAGAAAATACCTGGAccggttcaacgacgaatgcttgaAAATTGACGGCCTAACCGATTCGGTGGCCAGCCTTTGTCTGACGAACGGCCTCTTCAACGAGGACTTTCGAAAGCACCTTACCACGAAACCAGTTTGGACGATGCACGAGATCCAAACGGTAGCCAAGGAGTACATAAATGATGAGGAAGTCAGCCaagtcgtggctgccaataaacggcacTCCGGCTACAACCAACCTAGGCAACAAGGTAATGGAGAAAGACAAAAAGAACGAGCCAGGGAAGGAGCGCCGAGCAAGGCACCTAGGCCATTCCCCCGGGGCGGGAAATTCACCAACTACACTCCGCTCACTCTTCCCATCATGGAAGTTTATCAGCAAAATGCCAAGAAAGGAATCCTGCCGAAGCCCCGACCACTTAAGGACCGTACGGGGGAAAACAAGAACTTCTATTGTGACTATCACAAGGGCTATGGTCACCAAACACAGGACTGTTTTGACCTGAAAGATGCACTAGAACAAGCAATAAGGGAGGGTAAACTAACATAATTCTCCCATCTTATAAGGGAGCTGAGGAGGCGTCATCGCGACCAAGACGAAGAAGGCAAAACCCGGTCGGCAAAGCGGCGACAAGAGCCAGAAAACAGAGATCACGGCCTCACCGTGATAAACGTAGTGACAGCCAAAAACGCCGCGCCAAGGTCACGATCGGCGCACAAGAAAGATGCCAAGGTCTTGGCGGTCTCCTCCTCGCTGGTGCAAAGCTCTAAGAAGCCCCCTTCCATCTCTTTCGGCCCGGAAGACCAGTGGTTTGACGAGGCCCCTGAAAACccacccatggtcatcacggccagagtgggaaccggTCTCGTCAAACGAATCCTTGTCGACACAGGGGcagactcgaacatcatgttccgcaacgtgttTGACGCACTGGGGCTAAGGGACGCCGACCTGTCGACTCACCAGCACGAGGTCATCGGGTTGGGTGACCACTTCATCAAACCTGATGGAGTAATATCCCTGCCGGTCTCAGTGGGACAGGCTCAAGGCCGAAAATCGGCGATGGCCGAGTTCGTGGTCCTCCGAGATTCCACCgcctacaacatcatcttggGAAGGAAGACGATTAACGATGTTGAAGCGATAATCAACAAAAAGCTGCTAGTCATGAAGTTTGTTATCGATGACGGATCTATAGGGTCCATAAGAGGAGACCTTGAgacggcagtcgcttgcgacaacgCCAGCCTCTCCCTAAGAAAGAAATCCAAAGAGGCGTCTGGGGTGTTCCTAGCTGACCTGGACGCCAGAGTAGACGACAAACCCAGACCGGAACCAGAGGGGGACCTGGAAAAATTCATGGTCGGCGACACGGAGAAAAAATTCACGTTTGTCAACAGGAATCTCTCACATGAATTGAAGGAGCCCTTGGTAGAAATGATCAGGGCCAATGGGGATTTGTTTGCCTGGACAccggccgacatgccgggcatagaccccgaAATTATGTCACACCACCTGGCCGTCAAGTCGGAAGCACCCCGGTAGCCCAGCGGAGGAGAAAGATGTCGCGGGAGagggcagaggaggtggccaggcagacggccaACCTCCTAGAAGCAGGTTTCATACGAGAACTAGACTACTCGACATGGCTCTCGAATGTAGTTCTAGTAAAAAAGCACAgcggcaaatggagaatgtgcgtagactactcCGACCTTAACAAGGCATGCCCTAAAGATTGTTTCCCCCTCCCTAACATAGACGCACTCGTCGACGCTACGGCGGGCTACCGTTATCTGAGCTTCATGAACGCCTACTCcggctacaatcagataccgatgcaccgtctCGACGAGGACAAAACAGCGTTTATAACGCCGGGGGGAACCTTCTGTTATAAGGTGATGTCATTTGGCCTAAAAAACGCTGGGGcaacataccaaaggctgatgaacaagatattccacgacctcataggcaagacagtggaagtctatgtagacgacatcCTCGCAAAAACAACGCGACCCGACGACCTCTTGAATGACCTGGCAAATGTATTCGCGTCTCTCTGACAACACGGCATAAGGCTCAATCCCCTCAAATGTGCCTTCGCCATGGAAGCTGGAAAGTTCCTAGaattcatgataacccaaagaggggtagaagctaacccggagaaatgccaagcgatactccagatgaagagcccgggttgtATCAAGGACGTCTAGAGATTGGCAGGGCGACTGACCTCGTTATCCCGTTTTCTCGGAGCTTCGGCGACAAAGGCCCTGCCCTTCTTTAACCTCATGAAGAAAGGGATAGCATTCGAATGGACGCCCGCATGCGAGGAAGCCTTTAGGCACTTCAAGGAAATCCTGGCGGCACCCCCTATGCTCGGAAAGCCAAAGGCCGGAGAGCCATTATACCTATACCTCGCCATAACAGGAGAAGCCCTGGCTGCAGTTCTAGTGCGAGAAGAAGGGAGGGCTCAACAACCAGTCTATTTCGTGAGCAGAGCCCTACAAGGGGCAGAACTAAGGTACAGCAAACTGGAAAAGCTAGCTCTGGCACTCTTGACCTCTTCACGGAGGTTAAAACAATACTTCCAAGGTCACTAGGTTGTCGTAAGAACGGACCAGGGAATCCGACAAGTACTTTAAAAACCCGATTTGGCGGGAAGGATGATGACTTGGTCCATTGAACTTTCCCAATACGACATACGATACGAACCCCGGCAAGCAATCAAGGCGCAAGCAATGGCTGATTTTCTAGTAGAAGTAACGGGAGATCCTACCGAAGAAACGAGCGCAtggtggaagctccatgtggacggagcctccaactaGACATCCGGGGGCGCCGGGATCATTCTGGAAAGCCCAGCTGGGGTCGTATACGAGCAGTCAATCAGGTTTGAATTTCCCGTCTCGAACAATCAAGTAGAATACGAAGTCCTCATAGGGGGCTTAGCCATAGCAACGGAAGTCGGAGCAACGAGGTTGGAAATATGCAGCGATTTACAAGTCGTCACCTCCCAAGTAAACGGGAGCTATCAAGCCAGAGACTCATTATTACAAAAGTACTTGGAAAAAGTCAAGGATTTGAGCCAAAAGTTTGAAGAGGTCACGATCCACCACGTGCtcagagaaaggaacacacgggcagatctCCTATCAAAACTGGCCAGCACCAAACCGGGAGAAGATAATCGATCTCTCATCCAAGGTATGATGAGGGAGCCGGCGGTCACTCTGCACCTATCAAGGCTAGGCCCCTCATGGATGGACCCCATCACCAGCTTCTTAGAAAACGGCAAACTTCCCGACATAAGTTACACTCAGTCTATTCCGCAACTAAGGCTAAACACGGTTAAAAATGATAAGACCCAAACAAAGTTACTCTAGAATGGCAACCCCCCTAACACACCTACTTAGGACCTAAGATCAGCCATCATGCAAGATAAACATACGGCATGCACAAAAAGGAAGTAATGGCAGAAGCAAAAGAATAATAAGAAGACGAAAGAAATTACCTGCACTGATAGCAAAAATTCGAAAGGAAAGCAACAACAACGCCCCGGAACTAATGAgggagaagaagatggaggttggCAGAATCGGATGCGAAGAGATAATCGTCAAATGAATCCCAAAGGCATTGCAAAACAGTTTTAAAACCACCACCAAAAGGAGCGCGAAAGCCGAGGGGCATATTAGTCTTTGCACCAAGGGTTTTaaaacccattatgagcatttaatgctccaCATGAAGAACGAGGCGATAACCGATCGCCCCAGCAACAAACAGACACGCGCGCAAGAGGGGCGTCCCCTCCACGGACGGCCGGCTTGGCGACAACGCATGAGGTCAAAAACAACACGCCCCCAACAGCCCACGCGGCTGTTGCCGacgcgtcgggggcactgttacggcctgacCCAAAGGGAACCTGGGCCGACCCGACCCACTAACCACCCGATCAAAACGGTCGAGTGATACGCCCATACCCGACCCGAACACGTGTCCGGGACAGCTGATCACCACAGCTGTGCGAGGAAGTTTCGCAGAAAGAGGGTCCTGCCCTTGTGCGacacagtatataaggggagggtcctacccctcccccaaggtacgtcacacattCCACCTAACCCATTTCTCACCTGCACACTAattgactagagcgtcggagtgtctttgcaggtgacacccccttcTTCCACAACGAGAGCTCGACTATCCGGTAGACCGGATCCAAACACGATCGTGATCGAAGCGTCTCCAGTCCCACATATTccacccgaaccgtccggtaaccgCACAACCGaacaaataatcaattaaaaaatgaCATATTACAAAAAGTAATTtacatattattataaaaatggtACAATAGAATTTACCATATCTTTATATTTCGATTCTAAGACTCTAAATTTTATCGTGACGTTCCCATACGTGCAATGATAATGCCATAGAATTTAAGAACAATCGTACAATGACACAATGGAAATTAAAATAGTGATTTTTAACTAATATATGAaacaaattattttaatactatctTTTAgtagttaataataaaataataaattgttaatTATATGAGAGTCACGCTGAAAACGtctttatataaagatattttttaataattaaaatttaacacatataatcgattaaatcgtgttatttttgtcaaaattttaaccgaaaaaatggtgaatcaaatcttaaactgatctaaattaatattatttttataaaaaaatgactacaatacctttattatagagaatgattaaaatactcttattatatatatatatatatatatatatatattaattttaaaaattctaaatcttaacccTACGATAGATAAATAAAGGACTaaaatttagaattctcaaaattaatatatataatagaagtattttagttattttctataatagggtattgtagttattttctataaaaaataatattaatttagatcagttcaagatttgattcaccatttttcggtcaaatcaatttgtctagcctaattttgacaaaaataacacgatttaatcgattatatgtgttaaattttaattattaaaaaatatctttatataaagaCGTTTTCATCGTCTTTATCCAAGTGACTCCCTAATTATATAGTTATGTAGTGATTATTATCGAAATATGTTAATTGTAAAACCcgatttattaataaataattaactaataaattaattatgaattaagaaattaaaaaattaaattttataatttaaaaaataaaaatatttataatctaatttaaaacataaattttaaagATTATGACAAAAAATCAGACTAACAGAGTAAAGCAAGTGAATCGGACTAAAGTGGATTCAAGCCCACTGTATAAATACCCCACTTCAACACAAAAATTAGTAAACCACCATTTACCCACATTGAGAGAGTGAGGAACGGTgataaagagagaagagagagaaaaaaaataatttagtgacACTATTTACTTCCAATTTCAGttgttcataattttttattcgaAGTTTTGATTGACTAGTTGTTTGTGGTCATGCGTTCGTCTCGAAATTTTCTTCCATGTGTGTGTAAAATTGGTAATATTAGAGTTGTTGGGTGATTTGGTACATTTTGGGAGCTTGGATCGATCTTAGAGCTGTTGATTGAGGTTCAATTGGTGTTAGACAAGTTTGGTTTGAccgaaaaggaaagaaaataaaaaatttagaaattgcTGCCATTAAGATACGAATTTAAATTTTGGATAGACATTATGTAAAGTTATATGAATGTCTAGGTTAATTGCCCCTAGGATAGGATTGGATTAAAATTGGATTGTCTTGTGATTAGTTGAATgaatgtgtttgattcaattggtTACGATATTGGGAACTGTGTGGTGATTGAGTAATATTAATGTTTATATGAATGAATGGGACATAAGTTCTGATATTATTGATTATATTGATAATTGATGTGGGTGTTGGGCCTGAAGTCGTCATAGGGTGAGAAAATTTCTTATGAGATAAGTGAAGGTAAGCGGTGTGAATTATTGAATGGAATAATTGTTGACAATGTGGTTGTGAGTATGTGTGTGATAAAGATTGGAGTTGAAATGGTTAATTTGGTATAACAAATGGTTAGGAAAGATAGGAAATTGATAAATATATGTTGAATTGCTAATTGAATATTGTGCCGAATAATGGTAAATTGGGTTGGTTAAGAATTAATCATGGAATTATAAATGAAAATGTTTGAATGAATTGAATAACTTAAGTGTTGGAACAATTAAAAGGTAATCGAGGAGTGTTTGATACTGTGTAAGAGTGTTTGGTATTGAATTGGTGTGGTTGATTTAAAATTGAGTGGGAGCTTTGAAACTAGTGGACTTGACAAATTTTTGGgtaaaaaatatgctttttttaaCCAACTTTGACGTGTTGTGACTTAACTTTTGGACCCTCAAATTTTGTGAAACTTCTCTTAAATAAAATTTGGGCTTGAGTAGTTTACAACGTTTGAAAAACggataaaaaatgaattttaacgaAAACATTATGCATATTTGAAGTTTAgggttaaaaattgaattttgcagAAGTTGCAAAAAAttgaggtcatgcgtacgcatgatgtgtGTTACAAAAGTGAAAGAATTTTGTACGAATATTGTGTGCATACTATGTATATGTACAAAAGTAAAGTAATATGTACACATGACTCATGCATACGCACAACTTGCCTTTTACAAATGTATTTTTTTCGTGCGCGTTTCACGCATACGCACAAAAGGGATTCATGCGTACACACGAGACATGCGTACACATGATTATCCTGTTTTTTAACAAATGCTTTTTTTAACTGTTTTTTCCTATTCAATATGCTTTTTCACCTCTGTAACCTCTGTTTAAGGTCTGATAGCTAGTTTTTAGACTTTGAAATAAGAGCGAACATATGGAGAGAGTTAGATTGATATTAAGAAAGATTTGtaaagtgaataattgaattaatgaggCATTGATTATACTAAATGagatgatggtgatggtgatcaGGTGTATAGTTAAGGACATTTGAAATGTTGAGTGATGATTTAGAGGATAGATGAGTAATTCCTATTCGAGTTGTGATTTTGAGGATAGATGAGTAATCCCTATCCGAGTTATGATTTTGAGGATAGATGAGTAATTCCTATTCGAGTCATGGCCTAAGAATAGATGACTAATCCCTATCCGGATTATGGTTGAGGCATCTGCCTGAGTGGATGAGTAATGCCTATTCCGAGTTGTAGTGAAACACCGGCATGGGTAGACGAGTAATACATACATATTCTGTGTTGTGGTGTTCCATATCTGGGTTAGCTATTAGAAGTGTTGGGATTGGCTGTATAACTGACAGGTGAGTTCAgtagccataggacagacatgcatcatttgcatttgtATGATTTATTTGGGTGTGCTTTTTTGGTTTTTGGCTTGCTTACTTGATTAACTGTATTTATATGCTACTTGATCTAATTGCATTATCTGTTATCTCTATCTGTGTATTCTTTATACTGTCTTGTATGTGTTTGCATAATTAAGAGGTTTCTCATGCTGGCAATGATAATGCTGaggactattttttttttaatgaaatgcGAATGATTGAGTGATTGAAGGACGCTGAATGAGTATTAATTGATATATAAGtttcctgggtagatgcaagagTAGTGGCTCATCTCACTTACTTTGAATTGAGATTTGATGAGAACTGATATAGAATTATGAAATGTGGGCAGTTATAAAATAGAGAGAGATGATGATTTATATTGGAGAGAACTGAGATTTATTAGAGTACTAGTATGACTAATGatgataattgatatctttggAGATTGATATGTTGTTGATAATAGTTGTAGAGACTATAGAACCGGACGGGTTTAATACTTGAACGAATAATAATGATATTGAGAGAATTAATAACTTAATGTTAGGGAGAAACGAGATTAGAGATTATTAATAAGGGCTGAAACTTAATTTGTTTATTCTGTTTGGATTAGAAAAAATTCTATACTTGAACCTTGAATGATCGGAATTTAGGATTGTCTAGTAAAGGGTCTTGTAAAGAATGATGTTCTCAtccattttaaaaatttctacttTACAGGTATCGGATGTGACGTACTTCGCTGAACGTACATGATCTGTTTTTGGGAAGcaaaaattttctttaaaatttattttttgtacttAGATTTTATATATGTGTTCTctacttttgtatttttcttgtaTATCTCTCTTagagattgattttaaaaaaataagatttatgtttatgtttacttttagggttatatatatatatactctaacTAGTCTCTACTTCGCAGGCCGAGACTCAGGACTTGATATATATCTCCTTTAGAATttctatgtatatatttttttgtctcgTTGGTTTTGTTTACAAGATGTTTATGATTTTTGACGTTTTTGAGAATGTTGCATTTTTGTTCTGCCATATTTTTTAAGGACTCTTAGCTAAATTATTCTCGTTTAAATACTATATATGTgtatattttagttttagatatcgTAATATTTTACTATCTTTGATTTATaatctaaacataaaattttgTGTGATAAAGTGtttcattaattaaatttttaaccttCCTAAATCATATATCATCGAGATTATATTAGAAGAAAAAAGTGTACCACTATTAATTTTCTTATATCCAAGTTTCTAACtctaaatcaatatatatataacttagcTTCAACTGATCATGTTTtggcaatacatatattatgtttattattgttACTATATACTAGTCTACTGCTACTACTACGTATACGCCAGGCACGGTGAATAGCGGCCAAGATTTGGAGGCCACACACCTCGCCGCCGCAAAGCATGCTGGGGAAAGCAGAACTCCTTTGCGTGCCACGATCATCAGCGGCGACTCCACCAAAAACGCCGCAATCGCCTATGTGAGGCACGGTAAATAGCGGCGAAGATCTGGAGGCCACACACCTTGCCGCCGCGAAATATGCTGGGAAAGCAGAACTCCTTCGCGTGTCTTATCATCAGCGGCGACTCCATCACAAAACGCCGCCAGGTGAGGATCCAATCTTAAGCAATCTAATTTTTGTTTTGCCCCCTTTTTTTCTTATAACCCTGAGTTGATTCCCCCCAAATTTCAAGAAAACCCGCGAAGAGTAACTGGTAGCCCGCGAAGCACACCCATTGCTGCAATTCCAAAACAAGGTTGTGAAGGCAGG
The sequence above is drawn from the Arachis hypogaea cultivar Tifrunner chromosome 4, arahy.Tifrunner.gnm2.J5K5, whole genome shotgun sequence genome and encodes:
- the LOC112797670 gene encoding subtilisin-like protease Glyma18g48580, producing MATSSFYLPLIIATWFLLLPFLPEVVHGTDTKKCYIVYLGAHSHGPSPTSVDLDAATNSHFDLLASVLGSHEKAKEAIIYSYNKHINGFAALLEEEEAAHITKKPNVVSVFLTKKHNLHTTRSWEFLGLNRNDGNLAWRKGRFGENTIIANIDTGVWPELKSFGDRGYGPVPSKWRGGNVCQIPDNKGNPCNRKLIGARFYNTAFQVYNGKLNPLLLTARDFVGHGTHTLSTAAGNFVPGANVFGVGNGTAKGGSPRARVASYKVCWSLTDSASCYGADVLAAIDQAISDGVDIISLSAGGQYLVHPEDIFTDEVSIGAFHAVSRNVVFVASAGNDGPTPGSVLNVAPWVFTIAASTIDRDFTSTITLANGQQIKGASLFVNLPQNQAFPLIDSTAGKFANASNRDAQFCRPGTLDPAKITGKIVSCFREGKIKSVAEGQEAKNAGAKGMFLRNQQQNGNTLLAEPHVLSTVGDHDAHKNGTPSSAPTTNPTYFTTATAPASSSSDETLTFSSATTVYGIKPAPVMASFSSRGPNKIQPSILKPDVTAPGVNILASYSLFASASDLLSDNRRGFKFNVLQGTSMSCPHAAGIAGLLRTLHPTWSPAAIKSAIMTTATTQDNTNKPIQDAFNNKLATPFDYGSGHVQPNLAIEPGLVYDLHLNDYLNFLCASGYNQQAISALNFNRTFTCKGTHSINDLNYPSITLPNLKLSPITVTRTLTNVGPPGTYNATAKLDGCKITIVPNSLTFTKIYEKKTFRITIQASSVIKLYKYQFGELLWTDGKHRVRSPITVQRRR